AGATTGATTCGAATCCCTTGtcgttttcatatattttacaaatgtctgaatctcaatatatactcagatataccaaatgcgagaaatagcAAAtacgagaaatacatttcttgTAATTgagccaaatgcgagaaatattaAATgggagaaatacatttctcgtaattgagcggtaaaacAGGCGCGCGAgggtattacagacttttcACCGGACAAAAAGGCCCATTTTACCAACTTTATGAACTGTCGgctttttttgaaattaaaccTCTTATGAAAGCcaattcatcaaatttcccaattaAAAAAGAATAGAACAAAGAAAAAGGTTTGTTTAAACAAATATGTTCGGATGTATCTAAGTCGTCCTCCCCTCGTTACCATGTCAATCCGATGTTTGTCAATGGTTACCCTCGTCGTCTTACTCTTATCAATTCAAATCCCTTCTCTTCTATTCTTTTTCACTCTCTGAAGAACAACTACCCAAgcaagaagagaagaagaagatctcAAAATCTCCCTCAAAACCTCCTAAACCCTAAGTCCCACCTCACAATGACGACCATTCAGCCTCCTCCGCCGCCGCCGTCCTCTTCCAATCGCAGACCCACTTGTCCTTCCTGCGCCAAACCTTCCCGCTTTTGCCTCTGCGTCCGAATCCAAAACCCCAATCTCCGTAACTCCATTGCCGTCACCATTCTCCAGCACACCCTCGAAAAGAAGCACCCTCTCAATTCCGCCAAAATCGCCACTTTAGGGCTGCAAAACGTTGCCGTTGCCTCTGTCTCCGATGTTAACATCCACGCCACTTTTTCCATTCGTGTGATGATGGAAACTCAGAACCCACCCAAAAAAAGTTCAGATTTTGATGAATCTTTATTTTACTTTGACATCGCCAAATACGGAGAGATGAAATCACCACCACTAGAGTCTATCAATCCTGAATTGACAGATGATGCGCTGTCAAAAGGGTTTGTGGTGAAAAAGATTGACAGTGCGGGTTGTGAGgagtttgagataaatgttCCAGCAGGATCTATGCTTCTCTTCCCTAGTGAAAGAGCAGTTGGAATTCGGGAGAGGAGGAAGAGTGATGATGGTCATAAAGAAGTAAAGAATTTGATCGTTCTTGATGGGACATGGGCAAAGGCAAAGAGGATGTACAAGGAGAATCCATGGCTGGATCTGTTGCCCCATTTGAAGTTGGAAATGGAGATGATGAGTTTGTACAGTGAAGTAAGGAGTCAGCCAAGGGATGGATGCTTGTCCACCATTGAAAGCATTGTATATGCTTTGAAAGGCTTGGGAGATGAAACTGATCATGGGCTGGATGAACTATTACAGGTCTTTGGCTCGATGGTTGAAGATCAAAGACGATGCAAGGATCAAAGAAGATCAATGACCggtaagattaattaattttttatttatttcatttggaCTAGATTAGTGTATCATCTCATCAAATCcaacaacattaatatatatgcCATTAAATTCATTCTGTTTTGTGTTCTTCCTTCTTGTTGTTCCTAAGACATCCTCCTCCTAATTCAGACAATTGCAAAGAGGTAATCCATGTCTGATCTGACATCATGGATTCATCATCTTGATTTCTATGCCAACTCCAAAATACGTGAGTTGAGTTGACTATCCTCAGCTCGCCATGGCCGAAGCTTGCTTCTCTGAAAACAAACCATTCAGGCCGTGGCTTTACATATATAACTGCAAATCAAGccaataataatagaaaaaaacacTTAAACAACACCAGCAGCAACATACTTGAATGCTAAACCTTCTCTATTCCCTCCATCACCAATTGTAATATGGACAGTACCATAAGGATTCAATCTTTCCATTATACACACGTACCTGCCAAATAACCCAGAGAAATAAAAGATCTCAAATTCGATTCTGAATTAAACCACTTTGATTAGTTCTGGTCTCGAGTCATACTTGAGCGCTCATAAGCATGAACGTGGCCGGCAATAACAATGTCTGCACTGGCACCATATAACAACGGTTCTATTGTGGTCATCATATTATCCCCTTCACCATGATGAGCATAATAACTGTTATACAATGGAACATGAAACACTACAACCAGCCAAGGCCTTTTCTTCATTCTATCCACTTTCAAGAGATCAGTCTTCAGCCATCTGTATTGATCAGAATACATATCATACATGGTGTAACAACTAAGCATGATAACATGAACTCTGACAACATCAAACGAATAATAATGATTCGAACTCGATCCACTCTCCTCAAACGGCATCTTCCATCTACTTTCCTTTTCATGGTTACCTTTCGTACCATCCAAGGCCTCGAACTAGCCAACGGCTGAACTAACTTGCCAAACGTGTCACATCTAGACTGAATATGATCGGCTTAGGACAAGTCTCCCGGGAGTAGGTAAACGTTGTACTCACAATGTTTGATGTGTTCAAGTGTTGTTTTAGTCAACTGGACTGACCTAAATCACCAGTCACAGTAAAAGTTAAGAACcaattcccaaactaacctactttaaactaacctactttgttcattcattcccaaactaacctactttactattcaaactcaatttttatatttaacctactttactattcaaactcaatttttatattttaattttattattgttttattatatttaaacttattattaaatgtatatatttaaattattatttttataaattagattatttatattttgatgtatatatttatattttgatatatatgttttaaattattatatttataaattttataattataattttaatatatatatatttacatttcaattattatttatataatataataaatattcactttaccatcctcataaataatttgataaacagtaatatatttaaaatattttaaccataactatatataataatttataaaaaataattacaataattctTCTCTAAATTATTGACAAATTTACTCAAATACATATTCAATTACGTTTTTGTATAACTTTCTTGACCACACCTTTCTTAAAATTTCAttggaataaaattattatatttctttcaaTTATGTGATATTAAGAACTCCAATATTGATTTTCTTTAgcatatatgaaattattaacactatattttatattaggtTTGTTCATTACTAAACATATTTGACTTAtgcttttattattatttctctaatgtttaatctcttattttccACTTTGGTGACAATTTCAactatcatgttttttttataatgtttttgtcattatatttacaaaattctcatttatataatattagattaaaccttttaaaataaaaataaaatattatatgaaataataattataagtaaatatatattaaaatataaataattaaatttataaaaataataatttaaatatatattaaaatagaaacaatcaagtttataaaaataataatttaaacagtttaataaaaataataatttagatatatatacatataataataataagtttaaatataaaataaataaataaaaaaaactgagtttaaataataaagtaagtTAGTTTGGAAAGTTGAACCAAAAACTAGATTAGTTTGGGAATTGGTTCCAAAAGTTAATGGGTATTTAGATGGAGGGGTTTTAATGTTGAATTAGGAACCTAATCATCCACATCTATAGAAATAGATAGTTTCATGTTTCAGGGCCGATTACAGTAGAATGAATCTTTCCTGATTTGTAGAGTAGAGATAAGTGAATAAAGAtcagtattttttatatttattcaactctatctatataaataaaaaaatgtgatccAAAATCATACCAAAAATACTTTAtgagattatattatttaatgatgtatatttatacttttttttataatgttttttctaagaaaaagaagattggagtgtataataaatttgatatctcttataataaatatggaaaagagaaaagaaaaagtaaattaataaaataacatttttctctctctatcttctttctccttttttgttttgttatgtaattactttgttttgttttcctGATTCAGTCATATTTTCCAATTAAAAAtcagtatttttatatttattcaactctatctatataaatataaatttctctcaatatatgaaaaattataaataaaagaatgaagaagacTAACTTACCGATGTtaaccaataaaaatataaataaatcaaaattatctaaaaacaaaaacaataactataaaaaaaaagttaaaacaaatttaattactaaTAGGATTTTGTGAATTAATGAGATATGAAgaatgaagaaagaagaagaaaaataagagatgaagagtaaaagaaattgtgaaaactgaataaaagtatataagaactaaagaagaatatataagagtgattgaagaagaaaaattaaaaaagaagagataagagttattgaagaagaagaataactgaagaagaagtagctgatgaaaagaagaaaagatgAAATGACGGTAGAATATGATGAATGAAAGATATATTAGGAATTAAGGTTTTACTTTAGGGATTATGGGCCTTCTTCATATTGGACTTTGAAGagaggaaaaataaatattgtttaaaattttaatattaaataaaaaaaatatttatatattatgaggctcgaaaaagctcgaaaaagctcgacaagccatcgaaAAAACTTTATATGAACTCGAGTTTGACTCGAATAATAAACGAGTCGGCtcaagctcgactcgaactaggtcaaagtcaagctcaagtcgagctttgaccgagcagCTTGCGAGCGGCTCACaagcggcttgactcatttgcagccctaggtGGTTGTGATGGTGGTTGAATATTTGGTAGGATTAAGGTAAGTTGGACATTTGGTACAAGTAAAGAATCTTGAACATTTGGTGTGGGTAAAGGAGCTTGAACATCTAGTTTTTATAGCATTTTCCTTTGTTGaagtattttttatgtttattttgttgTACTATCTTCCTCAATATCCCTAAAATAATTACACCAAAtaagtattataattaaattcatatcttaagttcaaataaataaaataaggctTTTGAATAATACATCGTCAAATTCTGATTCTGATTCTAGAACTAGAActactttttattttctttaacttaTTTTAGGCATATCTTATTGTGCGTAGAagactttttattaataagaaacATAATTGCAAACGAGACAACTGATAGAAATTGGAGAATCTACCCATATGAATTTAATAGGGAAATTTGTAAGACTTCACAttgtgaaattaaataatttatgtggtATGGGTCAACATGTGATGAGACGAGATCAATCATATACGACAAATTAGTTCACAAAAGTAGAGACAATTTCTTACATTAAATTCTAATATGAAATTGTTAAGATTGTTAGATTCACATAATGTTAcattgtattatattataaatcattgTCTAGTCCACTTAAGAAGTTCTCATCTATATTTAACATAGCATTCTCTAGTATTTCTAGCAAGCAAGGGTTGCCTCCTCTTTTACCATCTAATATCTCAAGGCCTAATGCTTTCAGAACTAAGTCAGACAAAATATATGGTTTAGTTTCGAGTAATTCTTTTAGAAATGACAATTTTTATCAATTCTATCTCACATTTGAAAGATTTATCAAGTCGAGGAATGATTGAATCTAGTGAACAAGTTAATGAAGAACATTTCAATGCATATGAGGAAATGATATTCAATATTGCATCAAGTAGCCAACCTAGTGTCCAAAATTAAAGTTCAACTTCTAACTCGTATCACACACATCACTTATCTGCAAATTTTTGGGAAGCATTGAACGCGAAACATCAACCAATCTATCCTGGTCATCCAAGTGAGACTAAATTATCTGTCACTGCAAAACTTCTTATTATAAAATCTGAGAGGGCTTTCAACCAAAATCTGGATTTTATTAGATCTTTATTTCCAAAAGATAATAATCTACTAGAGAATTTTTATAACACAAAAAGGTTGTTCAAAGACTTAGGATTGCCTGTAACGAGGATTGATATTTGTATAAACGAATACATGTTGTTTTGGAAGGATGAAAGTGAAGGAGAAGTATGCAAGTTTTGTAAACTTCCCAGATAAAAGGAATATAGTGATAAACGTAGGTCGTACAAACAACTTTTTTATTTGTCATTGGCTCCAAGATTACAAAGGCTTTATGCATCGAATGTGATAGTCAGTCATATGACATGGAATGCTCATCATGTTACTGAAGAAGGGATAATGTGTCATCCTTCAGATGGAGAGGCATGGAAGACATTCGACAACTACTATCCAGAATTTGCAAGACAACATTGGAATATCTGATTGAGACTTTCTTTTGATGGATTTGCACCATTTGGTCGTGTTGGCCCGTTATTTTAACACCTTATAATCTTCCTCCGGGAATGTGCATGACAACTCCATATATGTTCATTTCTCTAATTATTCCGGGGCTAAAAAATCCAGATAAAAATCTTGATATATTTCTTCAACCGTTAGTAGAAGAATTGAAAATATTGTGGAATGACGGTGTGCCTACTTAAGATGTTTCTAaatgagaaatatttaatatgaggGCAATGTTGTTGTGGACAATTAGTGATTTTCCTACATATGGTATGTTGTCTAGATGGAATACTCATGGGCTAGATGGGTGTCCAATTTGTAtgaaaaagtttaaattattttgattaaaatacgGTCAAAAGGCTTGCTATTTTAATTCTCATAGGCAATTTTTGCCTCAAAATCATCTCTACAGACTTGATACAAATTATTTACCAAACATCGATTTGAGATGACCTCTCCACCATATAGGCTAAATGGTGATGAAATATGGTTTCATCAATACGAGTATGCTACAAAGAACCCTCACGGAAATCCTCCTAGTTTTAATGATTCTCACAAACGGgcgaaaaaaatcattttttggGAACTACCATATCGGAGAAAACTTTTATTCGACATAAATTGGATTTTATGcacattgaaaaaaatatatttgaaaatgtcATAAATAAGATTATGAATGTTAAAAGTAAGACAAAGGACAACCTTAATGCTCGGAAGGATATGTTTCTTATTTGTAATCGGATAGAATTGCATATTGATCCTCAAAGTTTAACGCATCAGACCAATAAGGCAGCTTACACTTTGACGCGGGatgaaaacataattatttgtcAATGGCTAAAAGGTTTTAAATTTTCAGATGGATATATCTCAAATATTTCTAGATGCATTGATAAAGATGATTTTAGGTTGATTGAATTGAAAAGTCATGTGTTTCTCAAAAGACTCGTTCCTATCGCATTTAGGAGATTATTGCCAAAGTTTGTGTGGGGAATATTGACTGATCTTAATAATTTCATACATGAACTAAGTTCCATATCATTGAATATTTCTAAAATGCAAACATTGAATCAAAAATTCTTGTCACACTTTGCAATATAGAAAAAACATTCCccctacattttttttattcaatggAACATCATTTGGTGCATCTACCATATGAAGCCAAAATAGAAGGCCCATTTCAATATAAATGGATGTATCCCTTTGAGAGGTATGTACTTCTACatatatcttacaaattttatttgtagtagtaatattattcattaatatatacatGTCAATGTTGAACTTTTCATAGGTTTTTACAAAATGTAAatcaaaaggtaaaaaataattacaatgcATATCTTCTAGAGGAAATTTCAACATTTGCCTCGTATTATTTTGAATCAATTATGCAATGCAAACGAACACAACCTCAAAGAAACACCGAAGGCCCCATCAACCATTTCGAACCTCcaatttctatttttaatttccTTTGGCGTTCTAGTGGGGCGAGAACTAAAGGATACTTAAATAGTCAAGAAGAGTTAGTTGCTTACACATACGTTCTTTTAAATTGTCCTGAAGTTGAACCATATTACAGGTAATTT
This is a stretch of genomic DNA from Impatiens glandulifera chromosome 4, dImpGla2.1, whole genome shotgun sequence. It encodes these proteins:
- the LOC124934406 gene encoding uncharacterized protein LOC124934406 codes for the protein MFVNGYPRRLTLINSNPFSSILFHSLKNNYPSKKRRRRSQNLPQNLLNPKSHLTMTTIQPPPPPPSSSNRRPTCPSCAKPSRFCLCVRIQNPNLRNSIAVTILQHTLEKKHPLNSAKIATLGLQNVAVASVSDVNIHATFSIRVMMETQNPPKKSSDFDESLFYFDIAKYGEMKSPPLESINPELTDDALSKGFVVKKIDSAGCEEFEINVPAGSMLLFPSERAVGIRERRKSDDGHKEVKNLIVLDGTWAKAKRMYKENPWLDLLPHLKLEMEMMSLYSEVRSQPRDGCLSTIESIVYALKGLGDETDHGLDELLQVFGSMVEDQRRCKDQRRSMTGKIN